In Alkalibaculum bacchi, a single window of DNA contains:
- a CDS encoding ABC transporter ATP-binding protein: MKTIVQIQVDSLTFPNEEKPALQEIYFDISQGDFIVITGGVASGKSILLHTITGAIPHYHQAQLTGKITIMDQDIAHIPLNKMSDYVGYMMQEPQNQLISLKVWDDVAFGLENLELPLEEIKNRIKSILSFVGLKDFENRMTTSLSGGEAQRVVLAGVLALEAPILILDQPTAELDPLGRAKLYKLLGHLNKTQNLTVILVMDCMEEVLSYANRVLTMENGRIIREENPQEYLKNRKAYIMQKLKNKSKRIPNNQKELILKLTDVTFHYKNSSTGCESINLEIYKGDFLSVVGLNGSGKSTLAKIIIGLLNPSHGEIRIFNQVLTKENLKNIRERCGFLFQNPDYQIFGSSLEEEVSFSLKLRGETKEAIDKKVEESLDFVGLLEYKDMHPQRLSRGQRQLLALSSILISNPEFIIADEPTSGLDENQGYMIMEKLYEFAKNGSTVLLITHDFTMASNFSNRIVAMNKSHIYKDISISELPGHLKEMKEIGLNFTNTLTWKET; the protein is encoded by the coding sequence ATGAAAACAATTGTGCAAATACAAGTCGATAGTTTAACATTTCCTAACGAAGAAAAACCTGCACTACAAGAAATTTATTTTGATATTTCTCAGGGAGATTTTATCGTAATTACTGGCGGCGTAGCATCTGGAAAATCTATTTTACTGCATACCATTACAGGAGCAATCCCACATTATCATCAAGCCCAATTAACGGGAAAAATAACGATTATGGATCAAGATATTGCACATATTCCTTTGAATAAGATGTCCGATTATGTAGGATACATGATGCAGGAACCACAAAATCAGCTCATTAGCCTTAAAGTGTGGGATGATGTTGCTTTCGGTCTTGAAAATTTAGAACTTCCACTTGAGGAAATCAAGAATAGAATAAAATCCATATTAAGTTTTGTAGGTCTAAAAGATTTTGAAAACAGAATGACAACGTCACTTTCTGGAGGGGAGGCGCAACGTGTAGTATTAGCAGGTGTTTTGGCCTTAGAAGCTCCTATCCTTATCCTTGACCAGCCTACAGCGGAACTTGATCCATTAGGGCGGGCGAAGCTTTATAAACTATTAGGACACTTAAACAAAACTCAAAATCTTACTGTTATTCTAGTAATGGATTGTATGGAAGAAGTCTTATCTTATGCCAATCGAGTACTCACTATGGAAAACGGACGAATTATTAGAGAAGAAAATCCACAAGAGTATTTAAAGAATCGAAAAGCATATATCATGCAAAAACTGAAAAATAAATCTAAAAGAATACCCAACAATCAAAAGGAACTCATCTTAAAGCTAACAGATGTAACTTTTCATTATAAAAATAGCTCAACGGGTTGTGAGAGCATCAATTTAGAAATTTACAAGGGTGACTTTTTATCCGTTGTAGGCCTCAATGGGTCTGGCAAATCTACCTTAGCAAAGATAATAATCGGATTATTAAATCCTTCTCATGGCGAGATTCGCATTTTTAATCAAGTTCTTACGAAAGAGAACCTTAAAAATATCCGGGAACGTTGTGGATTCTTATTTCAAAATCCGGACTACCAGATTTTTGGAAGTAGCTTAGAAGAAGAAGTGAGCTTTTCTCTAAAACTTAGAGGCGAAACCAAAGAAGCAATTGATAAAAAGGTGGAAGAATCATTAGACTTCGTTGGATTACTTGAATATAAAGATATGCATCCACAGCGTTTAAGTCGTGGCCAACGTCAGCTTTTAGCGTTATCCTCTATTTTAATCAGTAATCCAGAATTTATTATAGCTGATGAGCCAACATCAGGCCTTGATGAAAACCAAGGGTATATGATTATGGAAAAACTATATGAATTTGCAAAGAATGGTAGTACAGTCCTTCTGATAACACACGACTTTACTATGGCTAGTAATTTTTCTAATCGCATTGTTGCCATGAACAAATCCCATATCTATAAAGATATTTCTATATCAGAACTACCTGGACACTTAAAAGAAATGAAAGAAATTGGTTTGAATTTCACTAATACTCTTACATGGAAGGAGACTTAA
- a CDS encoding energy-coupling factor transporter transmembrane component T family protein, which produces MEYSASYEQKTRLIDKLDPRTKLAWYIVMIYFSLRFQLALQLICVFLANMLVSFVLTKSLKQYKILLILMPFLGVQLLILQVLFCRDGVLLYEWGLIKIYSQTISLTVTGLLKAGIIVFANMQFFTSASSMDFTLMLIKFKIPYRYAMLVGLCARSIPLMRNEYTAIIDSQTTRGLKMESVYDKIRSIIPTFLPFLFRSVRRATETALAMELRGYDRGKNRTFSYDICIKKTDIVLIGGMVSVVLLNLIGRVFMPTVIQ; this is translated from the coding sequence ATGGAATACTCCGCTTCATATGAGCAGAAAACAAGATTGATCGATAAACTCGATCCCCGAACAAAACTTGCTTGGTATATTGTAATGATTTATTTTTCCCTCCGTTTTCAATTGGCATTACAGTTGATATGTGTGTTTTTAGCAAATATGCTCGTGTCTTTTGTATTAACAAAATCACTGAAACAATATAAGATTCTACTGATACTTATGCCTTTTTTGGGCGTTCAACTACTCATCCTTCAAGTCTTATTTTGCAGAGATGGAGTTCTTCTATATGAGTGGGGTTTGATAAAGATTTATAGCCAAACAATTTCTCTTACAGTAACTGGACTTCTTAAAGCTGGCATAATAGTCTTTGCAAACATGCAATTCTTTACATCAGCTTCGTCAATGGATTTTACCTTAATGCTGATCAAATTTAAGATTCCCTATCGATATGCTATGCTTGTAGGTCTTTGCGCACGTTCCATTCCTCTTATGAGGAACGAATACACGGCCATTATTGATAGCCAAACCACTAGAGGCCTCAAAATGGAAAGTGTGTACGACAAGATTCGAAGCATCATTCCTACCTTTCTTCCATTTTTATTTCGATCTGTTAGACGTGCTACAGAAACTGCACTAGCAATGGAATTAAGAGGTTATGATCGAGGTAAAAACAGAACTTTTTCTTATGATATATGTATTAAGAAGACTGATATAGTTCTCATAGGTGGAATGGTTTCAGTTGTCTTATTAAATCTAATTGGTAGGGTATTCATGCCTACGGTAATACAGTAG
- a CDS encoding 4Fe-4S binding protein translates to MGFAARSGKLEQHSGISPVVDAEKCISCGICVNSRKNRVGNNAIPSC, encoded by the coding sequence ATGGGTTTTGCTGCAAGATCAGGAAAGTTAGAGCAGCATTCTGGGATATCTCCTGTAGTAGATGCTGAAAAATGTATATCCTGTGGTATTTGTGTGAATAGCAGAAAAAATAGGGTTGGGAACAATGCAATACCAAGTTGTTGA